The following coding sequences are from one Polyodon spathula isolate WHYD16114869_AA chromosome 7, ASM1765450v1, whole genome shotgun sequence window:
- the LOC121318985 gene encoding DNA helicase B-like, which yields MESIVTLVKNEILLDEEQQKAVEMICHNPITLISGKGGCGKTTVVSQTLKAEYQSEGKEPGRKPKVLPTAPIGKAANNLKKQTGFDSYTLYQVLWSYSLYQKEKFTWRFSEVEVFVVDEGSLASLQILNYVFTLLMKEAQLRKVIILGDIRQLPSIQPGNALSDLFESLKKKGWAIELTTNHRSESHLIVRNTTM from the exons ATGGAGAGTATTGTCACTCTCgtcaaaaatgaaatactgttggACGAAGAACAACAGAAAGCTGTTGAAATGATTTGTCACAATCCTATCACATTAATAAGTGGGAAAGGTGGATGTGGTAAAACTACTGTAGTAAGCCAGACTTTGAAAGCTGAATACCAATCCGAAGGAAAGGAGCCTGGGAGAAAGCCTAAGGTTCTCCCCACTGCTCCAATAGGAAAAGCAGCAaacaatttaaagaaacaaactgGCTTTGATTCTTATACATTGTATCAG GTGCTTTGGAGTTATTCTCTTTATCAAAAAGAGAag TTTACATGGAGGTTTTCTGAGGTGGAGGTCTTTGTGGTGGATGAGGGCAGCCTGGCTTCGCTCCAGATCTTGAACTATGTGTTTACACTGTTGATGAAGGAGGCACAGTTAAGAAAAGTAATCATTCTCG GTGATATCAGACAACTACCCAGCATCCAGCCTGGCAATGCTCTGTCTGACCTGTTTGAAAGTCTCAAGAAAAAAGGATGGGCTATAGAGTTAACCACTAATCATCGTTCTGAATCCCATCTGATTGTGCGTAACACTACAATGTAA